In Halosegnis marinus, one genomic interval encodes:
- a CDS encoding HalOD1 output domain-containing protein — protein sequence MGEDSEGATDREHTDTDAVRTRYDWSETTPSAAVAEVLAVAADRDPTETEPLYDSIDPDALDTLVAGGTGADGREPTTVTFESGGFRVTVTGDGEVVVR from the coding sequence ATGGGCGAGGACAGTGAGGGTGCTACCGACCGGGAGCACACCGACACCGACGCCGTGCGGACGCGCTACGACTGGAGCGAGACGACCCCCTCGGCCGCCGTAGCCGAGGTGCTCGCCGTGGCCGCGGACCGCGACCCGACCGAGACGGAGCCGCTGTACGACTCCATCGACCCCGACGCGCTCGACACCCTCGTCGCCGGGGGGACCGGCGCGGACGGCCGGGAGCCGACGACCGTCACCTTCGAGAGCGGCGGCTTCCGCGTCACCGTCACCGGCGACGGCGAGGTCGTCGTCAGGTAA
- a CDS encoding SRPBCC family protein, whose product MPTYHRETWVDAPLSEVWEFHSRVEGLTALTPGFMDLDIERVVGPDGEQDPEVLEAGARIGMSLGPLGSVGRQSWTSVITEREYDPEAGRAYFRDTMEDGPFPHWEHTHRFYENEEGETLVSDRVEYRLPGGPLGEALAPLSGPVGFAPMFRFRHRETKRLLEG is encoded by the coding sequence ATGCCGACCTACCACCGCGAGACGTGGGTGGACGCGCCGCTCTCCGAGGTGTGGGAGTTCCACTCCCGCGTCGAGGGGCTGACCGCGCTGACGCCCGGGTTCATGGACCTCGACATCGAGCGCGTCGTCGGGCCGGACGGCGAGCAGGACCCCGAGGTGCTGGAGGCGGGCGCCCGCATCGGGATGTCGCTCGGGCCGCTCGGCTCGGTGGGCCGACAGTCGTGGACCTCCGTCATCACCGAGCGCGAGTACGACCCCGAGGCCGGGCGCGCGTACTTCCGCGACACGATGGAGGACGGGCCGTTCCCCCACTGGGAGCACACCCACCGGTTCTACGAGAACGAGGAGGGCGAGACGCTCGTCTCCGACCGCGTGGAGTACCGCCTGCCGGGCGGCCCGCTCGGGGAGGCGCTCGCGCCGCTGTCGGGACCGGTCGGCTTCGCGCCGATGTTCCGCTTCCGCCACCGCGAGACGAAGCGGCTGCTCGAAGGGTAA
- a CDS encoding succinic semialdehyde dehydrogenase: MSRFDPADLRSEATLADRDHETMTVEAPFTGDEFATLPLGDERDVETAFDAAREAQGAWEARDPAERADILLEFHDLLFEESGPLLDLMVEESGKARRHGYEELLDAALCARHYAYRAEGYLADESRKSPMPGLVDVEVNYRAKGVVGVISPWNYPLTLAVSDAVAALLAGNTVVLKPAEQTTYTALAALRLLREAGLPRDVFHVVPGTGPDVGESLVANSDYLCFTGSGATGSIVAAQAGEHLIDCSLELGGKNPAVVFPDADLDKAVRGLIRGCFTNAGQLCIAVERLYVHEDVRAEFTEKFVAAAERLDARAGDDWGVEMGSLVSADQLEKVSSHVEDARDAGAEVLTGGEALPEVGPYFYAPTVLTDVTGEADLHDQETFGPVVSVYGFEDTDEVVARANDSEYGLNASVWSGDAERGREVARRIDCGTANVNEAYAPAFIAHDAPMGGMGDSGVGRRHGPDGFYRFTEPQTLATQERGEIDAPPGVPYKWYAAAMKRLLKAVRDVPGIR; the protein is encoded by the coding sequence ATGAGCCGCTTCGACCCCGCCGACCTGCGCTCGGAGGCCACGCTCGCCGACCGGGACCACGAGACGATGACGGTGGAGGCGCCCTTCACCGGCGACGAGTTCGCGACGCTGCCGCTCGGCGACGAACGGGACGTCGAGACCGCCTTCGACGCCGCCCGCGAGGCACAGGGCGCGTGGGAGGCCCGCGACCCGGCCGAGCGCGCCGACATCCTGCTGGAGTTCCACGACCTGCTGTTCGAGGAGTCCGGGCCGCTGCTCGACCTGATGGTGGAGGAGTCGGGGAAGGCGCGCCGCCACGGCTACGAGGAACTGCTCGACGCCGCGCTGTGCGCGCGCCACTACGCCTACCGCGCGGAGGGGTACCTCGCCGACGAGTCGCGCAAGTCCCCGATGCCGGGGCTCGTGGACGTGGAGGTGAACTACCGCGCGAAGGGCGTCGTCGGGGTCATCTCGCCGTGGAACTACCCCCTCACGCTCGCGGTGTCGGACGCCGTCGCCGCCCTGCTCGCGGGTAACACGGTCGTCCTCAAGCCGGCCGAGCAGACGACCTACACCGCGCTCGCGGCCCTGCGGCTGCTCCGCGAGGCGGGCCTGCCGCGCGACGTCTTCCACGTCGTGCCGGGGACGGGCCCGGACGTGGGCGAGTCGCTCGTCGCGAACAGCGACTACCTCTGTTTCACCGGGTCGGGCGCGACGGGGAGCATCGTCGCCGCGCAGGCGGGCGAACACCTCATCGACTGCTCGCTCGAACTCGGGGGGAAGAACCCCGCTGTCGTGTTCCCGGACGCGGACCTCGACAAGGCCGTGCGCGGCTTGATTCGGGGTTGTTTCACCAACGCCGGACAGCTGTGTATCGCCGTCGAGCGCCTCTACGTCCACGAGGACGTGCGCGCCGAGTTCACCGAGAAGTTCGTCGCCGCGGCCGAGCGGCTCGACGCCCGCGCGGGCGACGACTGGGGCGTCGAGATGGGGTCGCTCGTCTCCGCCGACCAGCTGGAGAAGGTGTCGAGCCACGTCGAGGACGCCCGCGACGCGGGGGCCGAGGTGCTGACCGGCGGCGAGGCGCTGCCGGAGGTGGGACCGTACTTCTACGCGCCCACCGTGTTGACGGACGTGACGGGCGAGGCCGACCTCCACGACCAGGAGACGTTCGGCCCCGTCGTCTCGGTGTACGGCTTCGAGGACACCGACGAGGTCGTCGCACGCGCTAACGACTCCGAGTACGGGCTGAACGCCTCCGTCTGGTCCGGGGACGCGGAGCGCGGCCGCGAGGTCGCCCGCCGCATCGACTGCGGGACGGCGAACGTGAACGAGGCGTACGCGCCGGCCTTCATCGCCCACGACGCCCCGATGGGCGGCATGGGCGACTCGGGGGTCGGTCGCCGCCACGGCCCCGACGGCTTCTACCGCTTCACGGAGCCGCAGACGCTCGCCACGCAGGAGCGCGGAGAGATAGACGCGCCGCCGGGCGTTCCCTACAAGTGGTACGCCGCGGCCATGAAGCGCCTGCTGAAGGCCGTCCGCGACGTGCCCGGCATCCGGTGA
- a CDS encoding glycosyltransferase family 2 protein — translation MYEGKTVAAVVPAYNEEGHIGGVLDSLPGFVDRAYVVDDGSTDGTWAEIRDRATGDLPSGERPRPRDGSGSLGTDRWARDIGPERSGTEVVPIRHAENRGVGAALKTGYRRALEDGLDVTAVVAGDGQTEPDIVERIVAPVAKGRADYAKGNRLAAGDRDAMPRFRQVGNFTLSLLTKIASGYWRVMDPQNGSTAISREALADVGIEEMYEDYGYCNDLLVRLNVAGARIADVPRRAVYEDEESHIRYRSYIPKVSALLLRDFLWRLREKYLFREAHPLVGLYGLGPATAAWGALRSLRRRSDGPLLFVLGLFALAGALVLDAGESRHLDTPVRDDRADATPERVSEAPERERERSPAPAVEPPEGGA, via the coding sequence ATGTACGAGGGCAAGACAGTGGCCGCGGTCGTACCGGCGTACAACGAGGAGGGACACATCGGGGGCGTGCTGGACTCGCTCCCCGGGTTCGTGGACAGGGCCTACGTCGTCGACGACGGCTCGACGGACGGGACGTGGGCCGAGATACGCGACCGCGCGACCGGCGACCTCCCGTCGGGGGAGCGGCCGCGCCCCCGCGACGGCTCGGGGTCGCTCGGGACGGACCGCTGGGCGCGCGACATCGGCCCCGAGCGGTCCGGGACCGAGGTAGTCCCCATCCGCCACGCGGAGAACCGCGGCGTCGGCGCGGCGCTGAAGACCGGCTACCGCCGCGCGCTGGAGGACGGCCTCGACGTGACGGCCGTCGTCGCCGGGGACGGCCAGACGGAGCCGGACATCGTCGAGCGCATCGTCGCGCCGGTCGCCAAGGGCAGGGCCGACTACGCCAAGGGGAACCGCCTCGCGGCCGGCGACCGCGACGCGATGCCGCGGTTCCGACAGGTCGGCAACTTCACGCTCTCGCTGCTCACGAAGATAGCGAGCGGCTACTGGCGCGTGATGGACCCGCAGAACGGCTCGACGGCCATCTCGCGGGAAGCGCTCGCCGACGTAGGTATCGAGGAGATGTACGAGGACTACGGCTACTGTAACGACCTGCTCGTCCGACTCAACGTCGCCGGCGCGCGCATCGCGGACGTCCCCCGCCGCGCCGTGTACGAGGACGAGGAGAGCCACATCCGCTACCGGAGCTACATCCCCAAGGTGTCGGCGCTCCTCCTGCGGGACTTCCTGTGGCGGCTGAGGGAGAAGTACCTGTTCCGGGAGGCCCACCCCCTCGTCGGACTGTACGGGCTCGGCCCCGCGACGGCCGCGTGGGGTGCGCTCCGGTCGCTCCGGCGGCGCTCGGACGGTCCCCTGCTGTTCGTGCTCGGGCTGTTCGCGCTGGCGGGCGCGCTCGTGCTCGACGCGGGCGAGAGCCGCCACCTCGACACCCCGGTGCGCGACGACCGGGCGGACGCGACCCCGGAGCGCGTGTCGGAAGCGCCCGAGCGTGAGCGCGAGCGGTCGCCCGCGCCCGCGGTCGAGCCGCCGGAAGGCGGCGCATAA
- a CDS encoding LpxD N-terminal domain-containing protein, with product MDTARAPTDGQLSSLAVASLVGADHRGPERAVRGFDALDAAGPDDLAFCVHEDPAAVRASDAGVVVCPPALGHLDARTLVVHPNPKLAFVRVLDAAFDAGERATGVHPTATVEPDATLGEGCSVGPNAYVAGCVTLGDGVRVRAGAALGCPGFGFVRDEEGRLVRRQHVGTVRVAAEVEIGANAAVDRAVFGETRVGERAKLSGGVHVAHGARVGPDTTVAFASGLAGGADVGARVTVHPNVAVATGVTVGDGAELGMGAAVLDDVAPGVTVVGAPARPV from the coding sequence ATGGATACAGCGCGCGCGCCGACGGACGGGCAGCTCTCCTCGCTCGCGGTCGCGTCGCTCGTCGGCGCCGACCACCGCGGCCCCGAGCGCGCGGTCCGTGGCTTCGACGCGCTCGACGCCGCAGGCCCCGACGACCTCGCCTTCTGCGTCCACGAGGACCCCGCGGCCGTCCGGGCCTCCGACGCGGGCGTGGTCGTGTGCCCACCGGCTCTCGGCCACCTCGACGCGCGGACGCTCGTCGTCCACCCGAACCCGAAACTGGCGTTCGTGCGCGTGCTGGACGCCGCGTTCGACGCCGGCGAGCGGGCGACGGGCGTCCACCCGACGGCGACGGTCGAGCCGGACGCGACGCTCGGCGAGGGGTGTTCGGTGGGGCCGAACGCCTACGTCGCCGGCTGCGTGACCCTCGGCGACGGCGTCAGGGTCCGGGCGGGCGCGGCGCTCGGCTGTCCGGGGTTCGGCTTCGTCCGCGACGAGGAGGGTCGGCTGGTCCGCCGGCAACACGTCGGGACGGTGCGGGTCGCCGCCGAGGTAGAGATAGGCGCGAACGCCGCCGTCGACCGCGCGGTGTTCGGGGAGACGCGAGTCGGCGAGCGGGCGAAGCTCAGCGGCGGGGTCCACGTCGCCCACGGCGCGCGCGTCGGCCCGGACACGACCGTCGCGTTCGCGAGCGGGCTGGCGGGCGGCGCGGACGTCGGCGCGCGCGTGACGGTCCACCCGAACGTCGCGGTGGCAACGGGAGTAACCGTCGGCGACGGCGCGGAACTCGGGATGGGCGCGGCGGTGCTCGACGACGTGGCGCCCGGCGTCACCGTCGTCGGCGCGCCCGCCCGGCCGGTGTAG
- a CDS encoding Lrp/AsnC family transcriptional regulator, with protein sequence MSARTTEERILSVLEEDAQASYAEIADRAGVSKPTVRKYVDKLESEGVIVGYSADIDPKKLASRSIALVGIEVASEKYVEASRALADLDEVESLYASSGDHTLMAEVRGGDGDEVGTVISESILAVDGVEEAHPSFLQERLK encoded by the coding sequence ATGAGCGCGAGGACGACCGAGGAACGCATCCTCTCGGTGCTGGAGGAGGACGCGCAGGCCTCCTACGCCGAGATAGCGGACCGCGCGGGCGTCTCGAAGCCCACGGTCCGCAAGTACGTGGACAAACTGGAGTCGGAGGGAGTCATCGTCGGCTACTCCGCCGACATCGACCCGAAGAAGCTCGCGTCCCGCTCCATCGCCCTCGTGGGCATCGAGGTGGCGAGCGAGAAGTACGTCGAGGCGTCGCGCGCGCTCGCCGACCTCGACGAGGTGGAGTCGCTGTACGCCTCCTCGGGCGACCACACGCTGATGGCGGAGGTCCGGGGCGGCGACGGCGACGAGGTCGGGACGGTCATCTCCGAGTCCATCCTCGCCGTCGACGGCGTCGAGGAGGCCCACCCCTCGTTCCTGCAGGAGCGGCTCAAATAA
- a CDS encoding GIY-YIG nuclease family protein codes for MTGGTYTLLLDLPASATIEVGALGEHDFPAGAYAYTGSALGTGGFARVERHRELAAGEREVRHWHVDYLLGHPDADVVGDVRTEAAVECAVARALPEGTVPGFGASDCDCRSHLAYAPEGESLAAAVRAAHDAVG; via the coding sequence GTGACCGGCGGCACCTACACCCTGCTCCTCGACCTGCCCGCGTCGGCGACTATCGAGGTGGGCGCGCTCGGCGAGCACGACTTCCCCGCCGGCGCGTACGCCTACACCGGGTCGGCGCTCGGGACGGGCGGCTTCGCGCGCGTCGAGCGCCACCGCGAACTCGCGGCGGGCGAGCGCGAGGTCCGCCACTGGCACGTCGACTACCTGCTCGGGCACCCGGACGCGGACGTGGTCGGGGACGTGCGCACCGAAGCGGCCGTCGAGTGTGCGGTCGCCCGGGCGCTCCCGGAGGGAACCGTGCCGGGCTTCGGCGCGTCGGACTGCGACTGCCGGAGCCACCTCGCGTACGCTCCGGAGGGAGAGTCGCTCGCGGCGGCCGTGCGCGCGGCCCACGACGCGGTCGGGTGA
- a CDS encoding DMT family transporter — MAALAVAVVAVSTSAILIRLSAAPSGPMAFWRVSLTWLLLAPLAYRSRGEFGKLRGRDLLSALLAGVALAAHFAAWFESVDRTTVAASVTLVTTQPAFVAVGAAFLLDEELSRGTVIGILVALAGSALMSLDGLLNPGTAPDPLVGNALALAGAVFAGAYVLAGRSVRQRVALVPYVTVVYVVCAGGLLAYTLALGDPLFDYPPREWALFLGMAVGPGLFGHTVINWALAHVESSVVSVSLVGEPVGSTLLALLVLSEIPGLITVAGGAVVLGGIYLTSRARA, encoded by the coding sequence ATGGCCGCGCTCGCCGTCGCCGTCGTCGCCGTCTCCACGAGCGCGATCCTCATCCGGCTGTCGGCGGCCCCCTCGGGGCCGATGGCCTTCTGGCGCGTCTCCCTGACGTGGCTGCTGCTCGCGCCGCTCGCCTACCGCTCGCGCGGCGAGTTCGGGAAGCTCCGGGGGCGCGACCTGCTCTCCGCGCTGCTGGCGGGCGTCGCGCTCGCCGCCCACTTCGCCGCGTGGTTCGAGTCCGTCGACCGCACTACCGTCGCCGCGAGCGTCACGCTCGTCACTACCCAGCCGGCCTTCGTCGCCGTCGGCGCGGCCTTCCTGCTCGACGAGGAGCTCTCGCGGGGCACCGTCATCGGCATCCTCGTCGCGCTGGCCGGGTCGGCGCTGATGAGCCTCGACGGCCTCCTCAATCCGGGGACCGCCCCCGACCCGCTCGTCGGCAACGCCCTGGCGCTCGCCGGAGCCGTCTTCGCCGGAGCGTACGTCCTCGCCGGCCGCTCGGTCCGCCAGCGCGTCGCGCTCGTCCCCTACGTCACCGTCGTCTACGTCGTCTGCGCGGGGGGACTGCTGGCCTACACGCTCGCGCTCGGCGACCCCCTCTTCGATTATCCGCCCCGCGAGTGGGCGCTGTTCCTCGGGATGGCCGTCGGTCCGGGGCTGTTCGGCCACACCGTCATCAACTGGGCGCTCGCCCACGTCGAGTCCTCCGTGGTGAGCGTCTCGCTCGTCGGCGAGCCGGTCGGCTCGACGCTGCTCGCGCTCCTGGTTCTGAGCGAGATACCCGGCCTCATCACCGTCGCCGGCGGCGCGGTGGTGCTCGGGGGTATCTACCTCACGAGCAGGGCGCGGGCGTAG
- a CDS encoding transcription initiation factor IIB, with the protein MEGPTRQRERETETEKEAEEAGCPECESDSLVQSGEGELMCDDCGLILEEENIDRGPEWRAFNHSERQSKSRVGAPTTQTMHDKGLTTQIDWKDKDAYGRSISSEKRSQMHRLRKWQERIRTKDAGERNLQFALSEIDRMSSALGVPRSVREVASVIYRRALKEDLIRGRSIEGVATSALYAACRQEGIPRSLDEVAEVARVEQKEIGRTYRYIAQELSLGLEPVDPVQYVPRFCSELGLSEEVEQKTREIIEVTAEKGMLSGKSPTGYAAAAIYAASLLCNEKKTQREVADVAQVTEVTIRNRYQEQIEALDIH; encoded by the coding sequence ATGGAGGGTCCCACACGTCAGCGAGAGCGCGAGACGGAGACCGAGAAAGAGGCCGAGGAGGCCGGCTGTCCGGAGTGCGAATCCGACTCGCTCGTCCAGAGCGGGGAGGGGGAACTGATGTGCGACGACTGTGGACTGATCCTGGAGGAGGAGAACATCGACCGCGGGCCGGAGTGGCGCGCGTTCAACCACTCGGAGCGCCAGTCGAAGTCCCGCGTCGGTGCCCCGACGACCCAGACGATGCACGACAAGGGGTTGACGACGCAGATCGACTGGAAGGACAAGGACGCGTACGGTCGCTCGATTTCGTCGGAGAAGCGGTCGCAGATGCACCGCCTGCGGAAGTGGCAGGAGCGCATCCGCACCAAGGACGCCGGCGAGCGCAATCTGCAGTTCGCGCTCTCGGAGATCGACCGCATGAGTTCCGCGCTGGGCGTGCCGCGCTCCGTGCGCGAGGTCGCCTCGGTTATCTACCGACGCGCGCTCAAGGAGGACCTGATTCGGGGCCGCTCCATCGAGGGCGTCGCCACGTCGGCGCTCTACGCCGCCTGCCGACAGGAGGGCATCCCGCGCTCGCTCGACGAGGTCGCGGAGGTCGCCCGCGTCGAGCAGAAGGAGATCGGCCGGACGTATCGCTACATCGCACAGGAGCTCTCGCTCGGCCTCGAACCCGTCGACCCGGTCCAGTACGTGCCGCGCTTCTGCTCGGAACTCGGCCTCTCCGAGGAGGTCGAACAGAAGACCCGCGAGATAATCGAGGTCACGGCGGAGAAGGGGATGCTGTCGGGCAAGTCGCCGACGGGATACGCCGCCGCCGCCATCTACGCGGCCTCGCTTTTGTGCAACGAGAAGAAGACCCAGCGCGAGGTCGCCGACGTCGCGCAGGTGACCGAGGTCACCATCCGCAACCGCTATCAGGAGCAGATAGAGGCGCTCGACATCCACTGA